One window of Pectobacterium carotovorum genomic DNA carries:
- a CDS encoding type VI secretion system ImpA family N-terminal domain-containing protein: MQDAQQALKVGRDPRMLPEFDALRAEINKLSHASRPDVDWMLVHDMATTIFEKQGVDLQTAIYFTLARSRLAGLTGFTESCEFLANLIVTQWDNFWPPLHQERARIEMLDWFIARISEVVRQYAISHEHKRLVYRCERALQLMSEKLHNSGLSRIPRVENLLHFVEGYTHLFDETEIVIVSDDQELKKQDMQIPPMVFFHSDMEPSATVQSGGSSGSGQAALPAGSILIGREKGQMKPTVLKIEAHKKQKPAWFWFVSGLLTCALPVAAITGWQYWQEQKADALALLQQPAYALPAAPDHNDIRRVRIALGEQKLQGMEGELINRYQAQLEQVKNASPFYLYQYGNGLKNVMQQLYPDSLAVKEMERQWQIALERQQGDEPKTLGYEQARARVNETLQQLLELERQRRTVTISYLKSKLYDMQKDLMSDVPFGIRLRELEARKTKSQPLTPAELRAMEDELRAFNVRLFRLQQSNSAS; the protein is encoded by the coding sequence ATGCAAGATGCACAACAGGCTCTGAAAGTGGGCCGGGATCCACGGATGCTGCCGGAGTTTGACGCACTTCGGGCGGAAATTAACAAGCTGAGTCACGCGTCTCGTCCTGATGTGGACTGGATGCTGGTGCATGATATGGCCACCACCATCTTTGAAAAGCAGGGCGTGGATCTCCAAACCGCGATCTACTTTACGCTGGCCCGCTCACGGCTGGCGGGATTGACGGGGTTCACGGAAAGCTGTGAGTTTTTGGCGAACCTGATCGTGACGCAGTGGGATAACTTCTGGCCACCGTTGCATCAGGAGCGGGCGCGTATCGAGATGCTGGATTGGTTTATTGCCCGTATCAGCGAAGTGGTGCGGCAGTACGCTATTAGCCATGAACACAAGCGGCTGGTTTACCGTTGCGAACGTGCGCTGCAACTGATGAGTGAAAAGCTGCATAACTCGGGTTTGAGCCGCATCCCTCGCGTCGAGAATCTGCTGCACTTCGTTGAGGGCTATACCCATTTGTTTGATGAAACTGAGATTGTCATTGTGTCGGACGACCAAGAATTGAAAAAGCAGGATATGCAGATTCCACCCATGGTGTTTTTTCATTCAGACATGGAACCCAGCGCGACGGTGCAAAGCGGTGGTTCATCAGGCTCGGGTCAGGCTGCTCTGCCTGCGGGCAGCATTCTCATCGGACGGGAGAAAGGGCAAATGAAACCGACGGTATTGAAAATTGAGGCGCATAAAAAGCAGAAGCCTGCGTGGTTCTGGTTTGTCTCCGGACTGCTGACCTGCGCGTTGCCTGTCGCAGCCATTACAGGCTGGCAGTATTGGCAGGAACAAAAAGCCGATGCACTGGCGTTACTGCAACAGCCAGCCTACGCGTTGCCTGCCGCCCCCGATCATAATGACATTCGCCGGGTACGTATTGCTCTGGGCGAGCAGAAATTGCAGGGCATGGAAGGCGAGTTGATCAACCGCTATCAGGCACAACTGGAACAAGTGAAAAATGCCTCGCCTTTCTATCTGTATCAATACGGCAACGGATTGAAAAACGTGATGCAGCAACTCTATCCCGATTCGCTTGCGGTGAAGGAGATGGAGCGCCAATGGCAGATTGCGCTTGAACGTCAGCAGGGTGATGAGCCGAAAACGCTGGGTTACGAACAGGCTCGTGCCAGAGTCAACGAGACGTTACAGCAACTACTGGAATTGGAACGCCAGCGCCGGACGGTGACGATTTCCTATCTGAAATCAAAGCTCTACGATATGCAAAAAGACCTGATGTCGGACGTTCCCTTCGGGATACGGCTGCGGGAGCTTGAGGCGCGTAAAACCAAGAGCCAGCCGCTGACGCCAGCGGAGCTACGCGCGATGGAAGACGAACTGCGCGCCTTCAACGTTCGCTTGTTCCGTTTGCAGCAGAGTAATTCTGCCAGCTGA
- the tagO gene encoding type VI secretion system-associated protein TagO, producing MFLTMAPLLLATAATPDPAWQSLWEQCQNETASEIRLACYDALGREAERTGTLSPRGDNAAAGGAFQLGREADSGDMTLTRALADGHTLVISCASNITHLRLTLSEPWKGESVTAQLDGVTVSDSWFIRNRGLLLESGRGLPAIDALKRWIGHRELVLNGTDGHALRIELAGLGEAVAPLRQQCHW from the coding sequence ATGTTTCTGACGATGGCACCCTTACTGTTGGCAACCGCCGCGACCCCCGATCCTGCCTGGCAGTCATTATGGGAACAGTGCCAGAATGAAACGGCTTCGGAGATCCGGCTCGCTTGCTATGACGCGCTGGGCCGGGAAGCTGAGCGCACCGGTACGCTGTCCCCACGGGGAGATAATGCGGCTGCTGGCGGAGCGTTTCAACTGGGACGTGAAGCGGACAGCGGCGATATGACGCTCACCCGCGCACTGGCTGATGGTCATACGCTGGTGATTAGCTGCGCCAGCAATATTACGCACTTGCGCTTAACGCTCAGCGAACCCTGGAAAGGGGAGTCCGTCACGGCACAGTTGGATGGCGTAACGGTGTCCGACAGTTGGTTTATCCGCAATCGCGGGCTGCTGCTGGAATCGGGACGCGGCTTGCCCGCGATTGATGCGTTAAAGCGCTGGATTGGGCATCGCGAACTGGTGCTTAACGGCACGGACGGTCACGCACTGCGTATCGAACTCGCGGGGCTGGGCGAAGCAGTAGCGCCGCTGCGTCAGCAGTGTCACTGGTAA
- a CDS encoding Hcp family type VI secretion system effector → MPTPCYISIEGKTQGNITAGAFTSDSVGNIYVEGHEDEMLVQEFKHVVTVPTDPQSGQPSGQRVHKPFKFTVALNKAVPLLYNALSTGEMLPTTTLKWYRTSVEGKQEHFFSTILTDATIVDIDCKMPHCQDPSKLDYTQLIEVSLAYRKIDWEHTVAGTSGSDDWRAPVEA, encoded by the coding sequence ATGCCAACTCCATGCTATATCAGCATCGAAGGTAAAACTCAGGGCAACATCACCGCGGGTGCTTTCACCTCTGACTCTGTCGGCAACATCTATGTGGAAGGCCACGAAGATGAAATGCTGGTGCAGGAATTCAAACACGTGGTTACCGTACCAACCGACCCGCAGTCCGGTCAGCCATCCGGCCAGCGTGTGCACAAGCCGTTCAAATTCACCGTCGCACTGAACAAAGCGGTCCCGCTGCTGTACAACGCACTGTCTACTGGTGAAATGTTGCCAACCACGACCCTGAAGTGGTATCGCACCTCGGTGGAAGGTAAGCAGGAGCACTTCTTCTCTACCATCCTGACCGATGCCACCATCGTGGATATCGACTGCAAAATGCCACACTGTCAGGACCCGTCCAAGCTGGACTACACCCAACTGATTGAAGTGTCGCTGGCCTACCGCAAAATTGACTGGGAGCACACCGTTGCCGGTACCTCCGGCTCTGATGACTGGCGTGCGCCGGTCGAAGCGTAA
- the tssM gene encoding type VI secretion system membrane subunit TssM, which produces MFKTIITFLRKQLPKLKPSWLLLGVLLWVVVLVLAWWLGPRLTVGESRPLQGIWGRVVFTLVWLWLAFSYSAWLVWRRVQQMRAERHEQQVIEQDPLQGFVDSQQTFLDRWLEAFQTQLGKKALYAMPWYLTIGLAGSGKSSLIHRANPANKMNPKLDAELRDVAAGQQVSSWVGESAVIWDPSGQLLAQPELEGDSLGQRHARLWQHLLQWLSENRRRQPLNGLVLTLDISWLAQAGVADRKAYAQVMRARLQEISVNINTRLPVYIALTRLDMLSGFDKVYRQLNREARQAVLGVTFTPQASNSKGWLEELERFWDEWVTHLNDNLPDMLLTQSDRSVRNSLFSFVRQLAGVKDYVMDVLTETLATGEDRAFLIRGVYVSSVYQQGVPFDAFAQSASRRYQLPEPINPALRGESNTFFVQRLFPDVIFPEASLAGENRLHSLYRRRRLSIGVGCMLLASLALIGSWHHFYRVNEEAGRNVLTKAQAFIGTNELEGQQGYGYQQLPRLNLIRDATLSFGNYHERTPLLADLGLYQGDKIGPHVEGTYLQMLNQRFLPAVMQGLLEDLNQAPANSEQKLTILRVMRMLDDASGRNKSLVEQFMAQRWQKAFPGQGNVQEQLMQHLDYALEHTDWHKAREQKDAVAISTFAPFNQPITLAQQELSKLPMYQRVYQSLVMKATQVLPPDLAIRDEVGPTFDPVFSLRNDKAGSVPRLLTYPGFSDYYLKQDKALLELTALDAWVLGQRERAQFSEADRREILRQVNDRYITDYINQWQKVLANIDVQTLDTPEQALDILTDITGNDQPFQRVLTTVSDNTRIRKLSDDDNDTAQSINTRTGRPFMTINAALSGRGEQGPLVQEVNQKLTDLYHYLDQIVNATDPGQAALKAVQARQGNKFADPVFALQQYARSLPAPLDRWVGQLAGESASLVTGLAMSSLNQEWLDKVVTPFNEKLADRYPFDPSSNKDVPLSEMEMFFMTGGTLDSFYQTNLKAMMESGMLEEGMASPLQAELVKQLERATRIRQTLFNAQGSLEVHFVLEPLELTANKRRSVLNLDGQLLEYSHGRRQKTPLVWPNSMRDGAESKLTLVPDDRERSPRSLSFSGPWAMFRLINSDQLTQVNENTFDVRFSLENGAMTYRVYTDASHNPFAGGLFSQFTLPDSLY; this is translated from the coding sequence ATGTTTAAAACAATCATAACCTTTCTACGCAAGCAGTTGCCTAAACTGAAACCCTCCTGGCTGCTTTTGGGCGTGCTACTGTGGGTTGTCGTGTTAGTTCTGGCCTGGTGGCTGGGGCCGCGTTTGACGGTGGGCGAGTCCCGTCCGTTGCAGGGAATCTGGGGCCGTGTGGTGTTCACGCTGGTCTGGCTGTGGCTGGCGTTTTCCTACAGCGCCTGGCTGGTCTGGCGTCGCGTGCAGCAGATGCGGGCGGAACGCCATGAACAGCAGGTGATTGAGCAGGATCCCTTACAGGGGTTTGTCGATAGCCAGCAGACGTTTCTCGATCGCTGGCTAGAGGCGTTTCAGACCCAGTTGGGTAAAAAAGCACTGTATGCGATGCCCTGGTATCTGACGATTGGTCTGGCGGGCAGTGGCAAAAGCAGCCTGATCCATCGCGCCAATCCGGCAAACAAAATGAATCCGAAGCTGGATGCGGAGCTGCGAGATGTGGCGGCAGGCCAGCAGGTGAGCAGTTGGGTCGGGGAATCCGCGGTGATTTGGGACCCCAGCGGACAGCTACTTGCCCAGCCTGAACTGGAGGGCGATTCACTCGGGCAGCGTCATGCTCGTCTGTGGCAGCACTTGCTACAGTGGCTCAGTGAAAACCGCCGCCGCCAGCCGCTCAACGGTCTGGTACTTACGCTAGATATCTCCTGGCTGGCGCAGGCTGGCGTCGCAGATCGCAAAGCCTACGCGCAGGTCATGCGCGCCCGCCTGCAGGAAATTTCCGTCAACATCAATACACGCTTACCAGTGTATATCGCGCTGACCCGGTTGGATATGCTGAGCGGCTTCGACAAGGTTTATCGCCAGTTGAACCGTGAAGCGCGTCAGGCGGTATTAGGGGTCACGTTTACTCCGCAGGCGAGCAACAGTAAAGGCTGGTTAGAAGAGCTGGAACGCTTCTGGGACGAGTGGGTCACGCACCTGAATGACAACCTGCCAGACATGCTGCTGACGCAATCGGACAGAAGTGTGCGCAATTCGCTGTTCTCGTTCGTTCGCCAACTGGCTGGCGTGAAAGATTACGTGATGGACGTGCTGACGGAAACGTTAGCGACGGGCGAGGATCGCGCGTTCCTGATTCGCGGCGTCTACGTCAGCTCTGTCTATCAACAAGGGGTGCCGTTCGATGCCTTTGCGCAGTCGGCTTCCCGACGTTATCAACTGCCCGAGCCGATTAACCCTGCGCTGCGCGGTGAATCGAATACGTTCTTTGTACAGCGCCTTTTCCCTGACGTCATTTTCCCTGAGGCCAGTCTAGCGGGCGAAAACCGGCTGCATAGCCTGTATCGTCGACGTCGGCTGAGTATCGGCGTCGGCTGTATGCTACTCGCCAGTCTGGCGCTGATTGGCAGCTGGCACCATTTCTACCGGGTCAATGAAGAAGCCGGACGTAACGTCCTGACGAAAGCTCAGGCTTTTATCGGTACCAATGAGCTGGAAGGTCAGCAGGGCTACGGCTATCAGCAGTTGCCGCGTCTGAATTTGATTCGCGATGCGACCTTATCCTTTGGTAATTACCATGAGCGCACGCCGCTGCTGGCCGACCTTGGCCTGTATCAGGGCGACAAGATTGGGCCTCATGTTGAAGGCACCTATCTGCAAATGCTGAACCAGCGTTTTCTCCCTGCGGTGATGCAAGGGCTGCTGGAAGATCTGAATCAGGCACCGGCCAATAGTGAGCAAAAGCTGACGATTCTGCGCGTGATGCGGATGCTGGATGATGCGTCAGGGCGCAATAAATCGCTGGTTGAACAGTTTATGGCGCAGCGTTGGCAGAAGGCATTTCCCGGACAGGGCAACGTGCAGGAACAGCTGATGCAGCATCTGGATTACGCCCTTGAGCACACCGATTGGCACAAGGCACGTGAGCAAAAAGATGCGGTAGCGATCAGCACTTTTGCACCCTTTAATCAGCCGATTACGCTGGCCCAGCAGGAACTGAGCAAGCTGCCGATGTATCAGCGCGTTTATCAGAGCCTGGTGATGAAGGCGACGCAGGTGCTCCCGCCAGATTTAGCCATTCGTGATGAAGTCGGGCCGACCTTTGATCCGGTGTTTTCCCTACGTAATGACAAAGCAGGAAGCGTGCCTCGGCTGCTGACGTATCCCGGCTTTAGCGATTATTACCTCAAGCAGGACAAAGCGCTGTTAGAGCTGACGGCGCTGGATGCCTGGGTGCTGGGACAGCGTGAACGTGCACAGTTCAGCGAGGCCGATCGGCGGGAAATTCTGCGTCAGGTGAATGACCGCTACATTACGGATTACATCAACCAGTGGCAAAAAGTGCTGGCGAACATTGATGTGCAGACGCTCGATACGCCGGAGCAGGCGCTCGATATTCTCACTGATATTACCGGCAACGATCAGCCCTTCCAGCGTGTGCTGACCACGGTGAGTGATAACACTCGTATCCGTAAGCTATCTGATGATGATAACGACACGGCGCAGAGTATTAACACGCGTACTGGTCGTCCGTTTATGACCATCAATGCGGCGCTGAGCGGACGCGGTGAGCAGGGGCCGCTGGTGCAAGAGGTCAATCAGAAGCTGACCGATCTCTATCACTATCTCGATCAGATCGTCAACGCGACCGATCCGGGGCAGGCGGCGTTGAAAGCGGTGCAGGCGCGGCAGGGGAATAAGTTTGCCGATCCGGTGTTCGCCTTACAGCAATATGCCCGCAGTCTTCCCGCGCCGCTGGATCGCTGGGTAGGGCAATTAGCCGGAGAGAGCGCGAGTCTGGTGACCGGGCTGGCGATGTCGTCGCTGAATCAGGAATGGCTGGATAAAGTCGTCACGCCATTCAATGAGAAGCTGGCGGATCGTTACCCCTTCGACCCGTCATCGAACAAGGATGTGCCGCTATCAGAAATGGAAATGTTCTTCATGACTGGCGGGACGTTGGACAGCTTCTATCAAACCAACCTCAAGGCGATGATGGAAAGCGGCATGCTGGAAGAAGGCATGGCATCGCCCCTACAGGCAGAGCTGGTGAAACAGCTTGAACGCGCGACCCGCATTCGCCAGACCCTGTTTAATGCGCAGGGCAGCCTAGAAGTGCATTTTGTTCTGGAACCGCTGGAACTGACGGCGAATAAACGCCGCAGCGTGTTGAATCTGGACGGACAACTGCTGGAATACAGCCACGGTCGTCGCCAGAAAACGCCACTGGTGTGGCCAAACAGTATGCGCGACGGTGCCGAGAGCAAGCTGACGCTGGTGCCGGACGATCGTGAACGTTCACCGCGCAGTCTGAGCTTTAGCGGGCCGTGGGCGATGTTCCGGTTAATCAATAGCGACCAGTTGACGCAGGTTAATGAGAACACCTTTGACGTGCGCTTCTCGCTGGAGAACGGCGCGATGACGTATCGCGTGTACACCGACGCCAGCCATAACCCGTTTGCCGGTGGTCTGTTTAGCCAGTTCACGCTGCCTGACTCACTTTATTAA
- a CDS encoding type VI secretion system tip protein VgrG: protein MANSTGLQFTVKVGALEAGTFAVVDFRLDEGLNRPFSLSLSLASALPDVDFGAVLDQPCELMIWYEGELKRRVSGIISGFTQGDTGFRRTRYQAEVRPALWRLGLRTNARLFQAQKPEAIIGALLEEAGITDYAFALRHEHAPREYCVQYRESDLAFITRLAAEEGLYFFHEYEEGKHRVVFADDAGALTKGPELFFNLATQGLSEGEYVRRFHYAERVSTAEVELKDYNFKTPAYGLSHKKMSSELEHQRESYQHYDYPGRYKQDPSGKAFSGYRLDALRSGAVTSEGESNCAGLMPGNTFTLTEHPNATLNAVWQTVSVTHVGQQPQALEEESGGEPTTMSNSFAVVKGTTTWRAAMPYKPMVDGPQIATVVGPAGEEIYCDQYGRVKLQFPWDRYGASNDQSSCWVRVSQGWAGGQYGMIAIPRIGHEVIVSFLEGDPDQPIVTGRTFHATNPTPYVLPAHKTRTTLRTDTHKGSGFNELRFEDEATREQIYYHAQKDMDGVINNIHRQSVGRDQHLSVTQDQFQRVDRHRHRTIGKDDFENIGQDHHQEIGRSFIQKIGSSFKRFIGGGEITRIEGSRQTTMSGSEETLIGAHQRILVNTDSYLKAADIVLEAGQALTIKAPGGFIKIDSAGVTISGTIVKINDGGAAGVGTAPVSITPEDPTKPTLPDAPDRR from the coding sequence GTGGCAAATAGCACAGGATTGCAGTTCACCGTAAAGGTCGGCGCTCTGGAGGCAGGCACCTTTGCGGTGGTGGATTTCAGGCTGGATGAAGGGCTGAATCGGCCTTTCAGCCTGTCGCTGAGTCTGGCGAGCGCGTTGCCGGATGTCGATTTCGGCGCGGTGCTGGACCAACCGTGCGAGCTGATGATTTGGTATGAGGGCGAGCTAAAACGTCGGGTCAGCGGGATTATCAGTGGCTTCACGCAGGGCGATACCGGATTCCGGCGCACACGCTATCAGGCGGAAGTGCGTCCGGCGCTGTGGCGACTGGGGTTGCGCACCAACGCCCGTCTCTTTCAGGCACAAAAGCCGGAAGCGATTATCGGTGCGCTGCTGGAAGAAGCGGGCATTACCGACTACGCCTTTGCGCTGCGCCATGAGCACGCGCCACGCGAATACTGCGTGCAGTATCGGGAAAGCGATTTAGCCTTTATCACCCGTCTGGCCGCCGAGGAAGGGCTGTACTTCTTCCACGAATACGAAGAGGGAAAACACCGGGTGGTGTTTGCCGATGATGCGGGTGCGCTGACCAAAGGCCCCGAGCTGTTCTTCAATCTGGCGACGCAGGGGCTGAGCGAGGGCGAATATGTCCGTCGCTTTCACTATGCGGAGCGGGTCAGCACGGCGGAAGTCGAGCTGAAAGACTACAACTTCAAGACACCGGCTTACGGGCTGTCGCACAAGAAGATGAGCAGTGAGCTAGAGCACCAGCGCGAAAGCTATCAGCACTACGACTATCCGGGGCGCTATAAGCAAGACCCGAGCGGCAAGGCGTTCAGCGGCTACCGGCTGGATGCGCTGCGCTCAGGGGCGGTGACGAGCGAAGGGGAATCCAACTGCGCGGGGCTGATGCCGGGCAACACGTTTACCCTGACGGAGCACCCGAATGCGACGCTGAATGCAGTGTGGCAGACGGTGAGCGTGACGCACGTCGGGCAGCAGCCGCAGGCGCTGGAAGAGGAAAGCGGCGGCGAACCGACCACCATGAGCAACAGCTTTGCGGTGGTGAAAGGCACGACGACGTGGCGTGCAGCTATGCCGTACAAACCGATGGTGGACGGCCCGCAAATCGCCACCGTTGTCGGTCCGGCGGGAGAAGAGATTTACTGTGATCAGTACGGTCGAGTGAAACTGCAATTCCCGTGGGACAGATACGGCGCGAGTAACGACCAGAGCTCCTGCTGGGTGCGTGTCAGCCAAGGCTGGGCAGGCGGCCAGTACGGAATGATTGCGATCCCGCGCATCGGCCATGAAGTGATCGTCAGCTTCCTTGAAGGCGATCCGGATCAACCGATTGTGACAGGCAGAACCTTTCACGCGACCAACCCGACGCCGTATGTTTTACCCGCACACAAAACGCGTACCACGCTGCGTACTGATACCCATAAAGGCAGTGGCTTCAACGAACTGCGGTTTGAAGATGAGGCGACGCGTGAACAAATTTATTACCACGCGCAGAAAGATATGGATGGTGTCATCAACAACATTCATCGACAGAGCGTGGGGCGCGATCAGCACCTCAGCGTGACTCAGGATCAGTTCCAGCGGGTCGATCGCCACCGCCATCGAACGATAGGGAAAGATGATTTTGAGAACATTGGTCAGGATCATCATCAGGAGATTGGGCGGAGTTTTATTCAGAAGATTGGCTCTTCCTTCAAGCGCTTTATCGGCGGGGGAGAAATTACCCGTATCGAAGGGAGTCGTCAGACCACGATGTCTGGCTCTGAAGAGACGCTGATTGGGGCGCACCAGCGTATTCTGGTCAATACGGACAGCTATCTGAAAGCCGCGGATATCGTGCTGGAAGCGGGGCAGGCTCTGACCATCAAAGCACCTGGTGGCTTTATCAAGATTGATAGCGCGGGTGTCACAATTTCTGGGACGATTGTGAAGATCAATGATGGCGGTGCGGCGGGTGTAGGGACTGCGCCAGTATCCATTACGCCAGAAGATCCTACGAAGCCGACGCTGCCGGATGCGCCAGACAGACGTTAA
- a CDS encoding sel1 repeat family protein, with protein sequence MMKYKKLVIVLSACWLASCQAPVTSLSESELVVSANRGNGEAQYQLAKTLATRSQYTEAMQWMQKASGLSELPGNQEMRAAAALQVGDWYQAGLGAPKNSPFARQWWTTSSRLGNGEAGHRLGMDCQVQHQGKLVAACLSAFESAAANGYPPAQLIVAQWHATHAGGEKDAVSWLLKASELGNRDAQYQLAQRYEQGKGVVIRRDLAERWYFRAATLGQAQAQLWMARHEDGENALNWYQKSASSGDAEAQLWLGKTYREGKRLPWDEQKARYWLDRAASGGSGEADYLLSQSQTTHEKREQYLVQASSAGYIRAQRELGERLFKASEFARAREEYAKAALAGDTESRLAYGEMLRLGQGGKEDYVEAMKQYRLAANDGNRMAQYRMGMMRQDGLGASRNRIHAYAWYAMAATEGMSEAIHARNDLEATMQPDEIKAGQRLAMHWSSGKAE encoded by the coding sequence ATGATGAAATACAAAAAATTAGTGATAGTCCTGTCAGCCTGTTGGCTGGCGTCATGTCAGGCACCCGTGACGTCGCTCTCTGAATCGGAGTTGGTGGTGTCGGCGAACCGGGGAAACGGTGAGGCGCAATATCAGCTGGCAAAGACGCTAGCTACGCGCTCGCAGTACACCGAGGCGATGCAGTGGATGCAGAAGGCGTCTGGCCTGTCTGAACTTCCGGGTAATCAGGAAATGCGAGCCGCCGCTGCGCTTCAGGTAGGCGACTGGTATCAGGCCGGGCTGGGCGCGCCCAAGAACAGCCCGTTCGCTCGCCAGTGGTGGACAACATCTTCACGTCTGGGAAATGGCGAAGCGGGGCATCGGCTCGGTATGGACTGTCAGGTTCAGCATCAAGGAAAGCTGGTGGCGGCCTGCCTGAGTGCTTTTGAATCCGCTGCGGCAAATGGTTATCCCCCCGCGCAGTTGATTGTCGCCCAGTGGCACGCAACGCATGCGGGCGGAGAAAAAGATGCCGTGTCGTGGTTGCTGAAGGCCTCCGAACTGGGTAATCGGGATGCGCAATACCAGTTAGCGCAGCGCTATGAGCAAGGTAAAGGCGTGGTGATCCGTCGCGATCTGGCCGAACGCTGGTATTTCCGCGCGGCGACGTTGGGGCAGGCACAAGCGCAGCTGTGGATGGCCCGACACGAAGATGGCGAGAATGCGTTGAACTGGTATCAAAAATCCGCGTCATCAGGTGATGCAGAAGCACAGCTTTGGCTAGGCAAAACATACCGCGAAGGTAAGCGCTTACCTTGGGATGAGCAAAAGGCGCGTTATTGGCTGGATCGCGCCGCATCTGGCGGATCGGGCGAGGCCGATTATTTGCTCAGTCAGAGCCAGACAACGCATGAAAAGCGCGAACAGTATCTGGTTCAGGCTTCCTCTGCGGGCTATATCCGGGCGCAACGCGAACTGGGTGAGCGGTTATTTAAAGCGAGCGAATTCGCGCGTGCGCGTGAAGAATATGCTAAAGCGGCATTAGCAGGAGACACTGAGTCCCGACTAGCCTATGGCGAGATGCTGCGGCTGGGGCAAGGCGGAAAAGAGGATTATGTCGAAGCAATGAAGCAGTATCGTCTGGCGGCGAATGACGGTAATCGCATGGCTCAGTATCGTATGGGGATGATGCGTCAGGATGGATTAGGCGCATCCCGCAATCGTATTCATGCCTACGCCTGGTACGCGATGGCAGCGACGGAGGGGATGAGTGAAGCCATTCATGCGCGTAACGATCTGGAAGCGACCATGCAGCCCGATGAAATCAAAGCTGGGCAGCGCTTGGCGATGCACTGGTCATCGGGAAAAGCAGAATAA
- the tssA gene encoding type VI secretion system protein TssA, with product MHAHPWCKRLQTSLPDERLRAAVLADDPLWEKVETELVKLGSLAHNQVDLNVVAGYCLTLLESKTKDMRVLVQLLRCLQHPAKATPFSTALMLLDSWLESYWVTAWPASPVQKQKLMIQIVRRFESVLPRIAESASSAELEQLQQLTEQVAARWGELASDKAALMDELVQGVKRARQRQQAQEQANQTAKPTPAESGSSGGSETSARAASTPVSSVEINSSDERSWRQTQLNVAALLVERHPDSPMGYRLRRHAIWSGIATPPMSSKGNKTQLAPVSSDRVDEYQSALAQADLALWERIEQSLVLAPYWFDGHMLSASVASRLGHVSVANAIAEELSAFIQRVPELRELAFSDGAPFLTGKCSQWLQSSQPVRGGGGARQDDLVTEAAACRDEKGIGAAMVLLDERMRRMKEPRDRFYAELVLADLLAEEGMKSLAAQHYQHMWQESQQLGLMQWEPGMVSRVERLAASRKK from the coding sequence ATGCATGCACATCCTTGGTGTAAACGCCTGCAAACCTCGTTACCGGATGAGCGGTTGCGTGCGGCAGTATTGGCTGACGATCCGCTCTGGGAAAAAGTAGAAACGGAGCTGGTCAAACTTGGCTCGCTGGCGCATAACCAGGTCGACCTTAACGTGGTGGCGGGGTATTGCCTGACGTTACTGGAAAGCAAAACCAAAGACATGCGGGTATTGGTGCAGCTATTACGCTGCTTACAACACCCAGCTAAAGCAACACCGTTTTCCACCGCGCTGATGCTGCTGGACAGCTGGCTGGAGAGTTACTGGGTAACCGCGTGGCCTGCCAGTCCGGTTCAGAAACAGAAGTTGATGATCCAGATTGTTCGGCGTTTTGAGAGCGTACTTCCTCGTATTGCAGAAAGTGCATCCAGCGCAGAGCTGGAGCAATTACAGCAATTAACTGAGCAGGTGGCGGCCCGCTGGGGCGAACTGGCGAGCGACAAAGCGGCGCTGATGGATGAGCTGGTGCAGGGCGTTAAGCGCGCTAGACAGCGACAGCAGGCGCAGGAACAGGCGAATCAGACGGCAAAACCGACCCCAGCAGAGAGCGGTAGCTCTGGTGGGAGTGAAACCAGCGCCAGGGCTGCTTCGACGCCCGTCAGTTCGGTGGAGATTAATTCATCCGACGAGCGCAGCTGGCGGCAAACCCAACTGAACGTCGCGGCGCTGCTGGTTGAGCGCCATCCCGATTCACCGATGGGTTACCGTCTGCGACGCCACGCTATCTGGTCCGGCATTGCCACACCGCCGATGTCGTCCAAGGGAAATAAAACTCAGTTGGCCCCCGTCTCGTCAGACCGCGTGGATGAATACCAAAGTGCGCTGGCTCAGGCTGATTTGGCGCTGTGGGAACGCATAGAACAAAGTCTGGTGCTGGCACCTTACTGGTTTGATGGCCACATGTTGTCCGCCTCGGTGGCCTCACGGCTGGGACACGTTTCCGTCGCCAATGCGATTGCCGAAGAGCTTTCTGCGTTTATTCAGCGTGTGCCTGAGCTGCGTGAGCTGGCGTTCAGCGATGGCGCACCTTTTCTGACGGGGAAGTGTAGTCAGTGGTTGCAGTCCAGCCAGCCGGTTCGCGGCGGTGGCGGTGCACGACAGGACGATCTGGTGACAGAGGCGGCGGCCTGTCGGGATGAAAAAGGCATCGGGGCGGCGATGGTGTTATTGGATGAGCGCATGCGTCGCATGAAAGAGCCTCGCGATCGCTTTTATGCCGAGTTAGTACTGGCGGATTTACTCGCCGAAGAAGGGATGAAGTCATTGGCAGCACAGCACTATCAGCACATGTGGCAGGAAAGCCAACAATTGGGCCTGATGCAATGGGAACCGGGAATGGTCAGCCGCGTGGAGCGGTTGGCGGCATCCCGCAAAAAATAA